The nucleotide sequence CACCGCACAGCCGGATCGCCGGCCCGCACCGCGCATGGACCACCGGCTGCTGAAGGTGGCCCTGGGGCCCGTGGTGATCTTCGGCGCCAGCAACTTCCCGATCTCCTACTCAGTGGCGGGGGGCGACACCGCCTCGGCCCTGGCAGCAGGCTGCCCCGTCGTCGTCAAGGCCCACAACGCCCACCCCGGCGCGTCCGAAATCCAGGGCCGTGTCATCCAGGAGGCCGTCGCCGAGGCGGGACTGCACGAAGGTGTCTTCTCCCTCGTCCGTGGCGCCGGCAACGAGATCGGTGAGGCCCTGGTGGACCATCCCCTGGTCCGGGCGGTCACCTTCACCGGCTCCGAGGGCGGCGGCATGGCCCTTTACCACCGGGCTCAGCGGCGTCCCGACCCCATCCCCGCGTTCACCGAGATGACCAGCGTCAACCCGACCTTCGTACTGCCCGCCGCCCTGGCGACCCGCGGCACGGAGATCGGCGGCGCCCTGGTCCAGCGCGCCATGTACAACGTCGGGCAGGCATGCCTGAAGCCCGCCATACTCCTCGCCATCGACGGACCCGGCTTTCAGGAACTGCGTGACGCGGCGATCGCCGAGGTGGAGAAGGCGGCCGCACGGACCATGCTCACACCCGGCATCCACGACTCCTACACCCGCAACGTACAGCGTATGCAGGGCGAGGGTGCCACTCTGATCGGCGCGGGACCGACACCGGCCCACGTAGGGGATGGGCAGTCCCTGCTGTACGAGGTCACCGGTGAGCAGCTGCTGGCCGCGCCCGCCCTGCGCGAAGAGGTCTTCGGCCCCGCCATCCTGCTGGTCAGACTGACCGGCCCGGATCAGCTGCTCGGGACGGCCCGCGCCTTCCGCGGACAACTCTCGGCGACCGTACATGCCGAGGCCGCCGACCGCCTCGCCGTCGAACAGCTCCTGCCGATCCTGGAGCGCCGCACCGGACGCATCGTGTTCAACGCCTTTTCGATCCCGCAGGAGGTCTCCTACGCCTCCACCCATGGCGGCCCGTTCCCGGCCACCTCCGACAGCCGCTTCACCTCCGTGGGCATGGGCGCGATCGAGCGGTTCGTACGCCCGGTCACCTACCAGAACTTCCCTGACGAACTGCTGCCGCGGCCACTGCGCGAAGCGAACCCGCTACACCTGTGGCGGCTCGTCGACGGAGAACTCACCCGGCACTGACCCTGGCCACGGGCCCCGTAGGCTCTCCCGAACGGGGCCCGTTCGCTCTCCTGGAACGAAGGGAGCCCCTTTCC is from Streptomyces hygroscopicus and encodes:
- a CDS encoding 2,5-dioxovalerate dehydrogenase; translation: MTLTGELLLGAAGMPATAGTMKALNPATGELIEPEFAFGGAAEVDRAVRLADDALDSYSHTGPAERAAFLDLIADKLETVKDELAARTALETGLPAAQFEGEAVRTADVFRKFATVVRQGRFLQAAIDTAQPDRRPAPRMDHRLLKVALGPVVIFGASNFPISYSVAGGDTASALAAGCPVVVKAHNAHPGASEIQGRVIQEAVAEAGLHEGVFSLVRGAGNEIGEALVDHPLVRAVTFTGSEGGGMALYHRAQRRPDPIPAFTEMTSVNPTFVLPAALATRGTEIGGALVQRAMYNVGQACLKPAILLAIDGPGFQELRDAAIAEVEKAAARTMLTPGIHDSYTRNVQRMQGEGATLIGAGPTPAHVGDGQSLLYEVTGEQLLAAPALREEVFGPAILLVRLTGPDQLLGTARAFRGQLSATVHAEAADRLAVEQLLPILERRTGRIVFNAFSIPQEVSYASTHGGPFPATSDSRFTSVGMGAIERFVRPVTYQNFPDELLPRPLREANPLHLWRLVDGELTRH